In one Colletotrichum destructivum chromosome 2, complete sequence genomic region, the following are encoded:
- a CDS encoding Putative carbon-nitrogen hydrolase, NAD(+) synthetase, rossmann-like alpha/beta/alpha sandwich, whose translation MGHLITVATCSLNQWALDWEGNAARIVESIQKAKAAGARLRVGPELEICGYGCLDHLLEQDLYLHCFEMLRRILLDETCHGILLDIGMPVQHRNQRFNCRVLCLDGKILMIRPKMWLANDGNYREMRHFTPWMHPRQTEQYHLPRILQDIQGATHVVFGDAVVSTPDTCFGAETCEELFTPNAPHIAMSLDGVEIITNSSGSHFTLQKLDTRLKLIMEATRKCGGIYLYANQQGCDGDRLYYDGSAMILVNGDVVAQGSQFSLNDVEVITATVDLEEVRAYRSAISRGLQAARSDAKYERIQTSFELSSEDEDADIMITPSPPIKPKFYSVEEEIALCAGCYLWDYLRRSGTAGYLVPLSGGIDSCATATIVFSMCRIVMKAVEEGNPQVIEDVKRLAKYDGEGVLPKTPQALCNQIFSTIYMGMKTQSSAETRQRARDLAEAIGSYHINLDIDDVYNAQKSLAVSALNFEPRFKVEGGTQQENLTLQCIQARIRMVTAYEFGQLLPTARGRPGGGGLLVLGSANVGESLRGYFTKYDCSSADINPIGSIDKADLKRFIAWAEKDFKIPCLHDFLTAVPTAELEPISETYVQSDEVDMGMTYQELTIMGRLRKVNKLGPYGMFQRLVHDWSIDRKRGPEDDAPAYEPSQTADKVKKFFHFYAINRHKMTTLTPALHCNDYSPDDNRFDLRPFLYPPFWKSWSFKKIDAELERIEKRRAKTKA comes from the exons ATGGGACATCTCATTACTGTGGCGACTTGTTCGCTGAACCAGTGGGCCTTGGAC TGGGAAGGCAATGCTGCCCGCATCGTTGAGAGTATTCAAAAGGCAAAGGCTGCTGGTGCACGATTGCGTGTCGGACCG GAGCTGGAAATCTGCGGCTATGGGTGTCTTGACCACCTCCTCGAGCAGGATCTCTACCTGCACTGCTTCGAGATGCTGCGCCGcatcctgctcgacgagaccTGCCacggcatcctcctcgaTATCGGCATGCCGGTGCAGCACCGTAACCAGCGCTTCAACTGCCGCGTCTTGTGTTTGGACGGCAAGATCCTCATGATCCGTCCCAAGATGTGGCTGGCCAACGACGGCAACTACCGCGAGATGCGCCATTTTACCCCTTGGATGCACCCGCGCCAGACCGAGCAGTACCATCTGCCCCGCATCCTGCAGGACATCCAGGGCGCGACGCACGTCGTCtttggcgacgccgtcgtgtCGACCCCAGACACGtgcttcggcgccgagacTTGC GAGGAGCTCTTCACCCCGAACGCCCCGCACATTGCCATGAGcctcgacggtgtcgagaTCATCACCAACTCGAGCGGCTCGCACTTCACCCTGCAGAAGCTCGACACCCGTCTGAAGCTCATCATGGAGGCCACCCGCAAGTGCGGAGGCATCTACCTCTACGCCAACCAGCAGGGCTGCGATGGCGACAGGCTCTACTACGACGGCTCCGCCATGatcctcgtcaacggcgacgtcgtcgcccagggcTCGCAGTTCAGTctcaacgacgtcgaggtcatcaccgccaccgtcgacctcgaggaggtcaGGGCCTACCGCTCCGCCATCTCTCGCGGTCTCCAGGCCGCGCGTTCCGACGCCAAGTACGAGAGGATCCAGACCTCCTTCGAGCTCAgctccgaggacgaggatgccgacaTCATGATcacgccctcgccccctATCAAGCCCAAGTTCTACTccgtcgaggaagagatTGCGCTTTGTGCCGGCTGCTACTTGTGGGAT TACCTCCGAAGGTCCGGTACCGCGGGCTACTTGGTGCCCCTGAGCGGAGGAATTGACTCTTGCGCTACAGCGA CAATCGTGTTCTCGATGTGTCGCATCGTCAtgaaggccgtcgaggagggcaacCCCCAAGTAATCGAAGACGTTAAGCGGCTCGCGAAgtacgacggcgagggcgtcctgCCCAAGACGCCGCAGGCCCTCTGCAACCAGATCTTCTCAACCATCTACATGGGCATGAAGACGCAGAGCTCGGCCGAGACGCGGCAGCGCGCGCGGGACCTCGCTGAGGCCATCGGCAGCTACCACATCAACCTAgacatcgacgacgtctACAACGCGCAGAAGAGCCTCGCCGTCAGCGCCCTCAACTTCGAGCCCCGGTtcaaggtcgagggcggcaccCAGCAGGAAAACCTGACGCTGCAGTGCATCCAGGCGCGCATCCGCATGGTCACGGCGTACGAGttcggccagctgctgccCACCGCCCGCGGCAGACCTGGTGGCGGCGGTCTGCTTGTGTTGGGCAGTGCCAACGTCGGAGAG TCTCTGCGAGGATACTTTACCAA ATATGATTGCTCCA GTGCCGACATCAACCCCATCGGCTCgatcgacaaggccgacCTCAAGCGCTTCATCGCctgggccgagaaggacTTTAAAATCCCTTGTCTGCACGACTTCCTAACGGCGGTCCCGACCGCAGAGCTT GAACCCATCTCGGAGACCTACGTCCAgagcgacgaggtcgacatgGGCATGACCTACCAGGAACTCACCATCATGGGTCGCCTCCGCAAGGTCAACAAGCTCGGCCCGTACGGCATGTTCCAGCGCCTCGTGCACGACTGGAGCATCGACCGCAAGCGCGGgcccgaagacgacgcccCGGCATACGAGCCCAGCCAGACGGCGGACAAGGTTAAGAAGTTCTTCCACTTCTACGCCATCAACA GACACAAGATGACGACGCTCACGCCGGCTCTTCACTGCAACGATTACT CACCCGACGACAACAGATTTGACCTGCGCCCGTTCCTGTACCCCCCATTCTGGAAGAGCTGGAGTTTCAAGAagatcgacgccgagctcgagaggaTCGAGAAGCGGAgggccaagaccaaggcgTAG
- a CDS encoding Putative S-adenosyl-L-methionine-dependent methyltransferase superfamily → MAESGHTIVLTPGDEIPDDASELDSTAPSSNSITSSIMDYRHENGRTYHKYKDGKYIFPNDERETERLDLQHEILTYTFDGKLGLAPPCREDAKVGRVLDVGTGSGVWAIEFGDLHPEAEVGSRRGPLASPSGVVSRPVPRDPKEIECAQNSEIFEVSVPPNVRFEIDDVEEEWMHSSPFDYIHSRFMNASIANWKEYIKNCYDNLAPGGYLELTENQVDPVSDDGTFPHNCAIDKYVRAIQAASEKMGRTFVDVPTLKNVMEEVGFLNVELRQYKWPMNPWPREERYRVLGLWCLENFSKALEAVCVALFTRVFNWTLVEVNVFLVDVRNDLRNPNYHAYFNIYCLVGRKPGKESVG, encoded by the exons ATGGCTGAATCCGGCCACACGATTGTGCTTACCCCCGGAGACGAG ATCCCTGATGACGCCTCGGAGCTCGAC AGCACTGCCCCATCAAGCAACAGCATCACCAGCTCCATCATGGACTATCGTCACGAGAACGGTAGAACCTACCACAAGTACAAGGACGGCA AATACATCTTTCCCAATGATGAAAGGGAAACCGAGAGACTGG ACCTGCAGCACGAGATTTTGACCTACACGTTCGATGGCAAACTCGGGCTGGCTCCGCCCTGCAGAGAAGACGCCAAAGTCGGACgtgtcctcgacgtcgggaCGGGCAGCGGTGTATGGGCTATCGAATTTGGCGACTTGCACCCCGAAGCTGAGGTAG GTTCTCGGCGTGGACCTCTCGCCTCCCCGTCAGGAGTTGTAAGCAGGCCTGTCCCTCGCGACCCGAAAGAAATAGAATGTGCCCAGAATTCTGAAATTTTCGAGGTTAGCGTCCCCCCAAACGTCAGATTTGAGATTGACGAtgtggaggaggagtggaTGCACTCGTCGCCGTTCGATTACATCCACAGCCGGTTCATGAACGCGAGCATTGCAAACTGGAAGGAATACATAAAGAACTGCTATGA CAACCTTGCTCCTGGCGGATATCTAGAGCTCACGGAAAACCAGGTTGACCCTGTCTCAGACGACGGTACATTCCCCCATAACTGTGCCATAGACAAGTATGTCCGAGCCATCCAGGCAGCTTCGGAGAAGATGGGGCGCACTTTTGTTGATGTCCCAACTCTTAAGAACGTCATGGAGGAGGTCGGCTTTCTCAACGTCGAGCTGCGGCAGTACAAGTGGCCCATGAACCCATGGCCCAGGGAGGAAAG GTACAGAGTTCTTGGACTCTGGTGCCTGGAGAACTTCAGTAAagccctcgaggccgtgtGCGTGGCACTATTCACGCGGGTGTTCAACTGGACCCTCGTTGAGGTCAACGTTTTTCTTGTCGACGTCCGTAATGATTTGAGGAACCCGAATTATCACGCCTACTTTAATAT CTACTGCCTCGTCGGCCGTAAACCCGGGAAGGAGAGTGTTGGTTGA